A single window of Novipirellula aureliae DNA harbors:
- a CDS encoding GntR family transcriptional regulator, whose protein sequence is MQIHISSDSTPIYQQIVDQIRFRIVSGVLNAGDELPTIRGLAETLCVNPNTVARAYRELEHEGLVEKRRTTGTFVSEAVSQQTMAQRRRLIAPHLDKLLILSRQLGLDLDELIVQLRKQDAKLSRSENQS, encoded by the coding sequence ATGCAGATTCACATTTCGAGCGATTCGACGCCGATCTATCAGCAGATCGTGGACCAAATTCGCTTTCGTATAGTATCGGGCGTCCTGAACGCTGGCGACGAGCTGCCCACCATTCGTGGGTTGGCAGAGACTCTTTGTGTGAATCCCAACACCGTCGCTCGTGCTTATCGCGAACTCGAACACGAGGGCTTGGTCGAGAAACGACGAACCACCGGCACCTTCGTTTCCGAAGCTGTTTCGCAACAGACGATGGCCCAGCGACGACGACTGATTGCTCCCCATCTCGACAAACTGCTTATTCTGTCTCGCCAACTCGGCCTGGATCTTGATGAACTGATCGTCCAGTTGCGAAAGCAAGATGCCAAACTCTCTCGTTCGGAAAACCAATCGTGA
- a CDS encoding ABC transporter ATP-binding protein yields MTPINALDHVAVEVQNLSRSFRGNVALDGVDLSIPVGSIFGLVGLNGAGKTTLIRHLIGSLTAQVGSVRVLGKDPVGNCVDVLARIGYLTEEDSLPQWMRVGELIDFSRAVYRDWDDDYAVKLLDSFGLSRNDRLSSLSKGLRARAGLLVAIAHRPELLILDEPSSGLDPLARRDILEAIIRTVSDDGRTVLFSSHLLEEVDRVCDTVALMSTGKIIETTTNDELQERYEEIVCQVEDGSKPSVDGVFGWQGSENEWTGVVDRRNLSTAGLQLPASVKLISKRAITLDRWFAARAGQEASSRNEMTDNGEKGRSNV; encoded by the coding sequence GTGACGCCAATCAACGCACTCGACCATGTAGCGGTCGAAGTTCAAAACCTGAGTCGATCGTTTCGAGGAAATGTCGCCTTGGACGGTGTCGACCTGAGTATTCCGGTCGGCTCAATCTTCGGATTGGTCGGGCTCAATGGTGCGGGGAAGACGACGCTGATTCGGCATTTGATCGGTTCCCTCACGGCTCAAGTGGGCTCCGTTCGCGTGCTTGGCAAGGACCCGGTTGGCAACTGTGTCGACGTCCTTGCCAGAATCGGTTACTTGACCGAAGAGGATTCGCTTCCACAGTGGATGCGAGTGGGCGAGTTGATCGACTTCAGTCGAGCTGTCTACCGCGATTGGGATGACGATTATGCGGTGAAGCTACTTGATTCGTTTGGACTATCGAGAAACGACCGCCTAAGCTCCTTGTCGAAGGGACTTCGGGCGCGTGCGGGTCTCTTGGTGGCGATTGCCCACCGGCCGGAATTGTTGATTTTGGACGAACCGAGCAGCGGGCTTGATCCGCTCGCTCGCCGTGATATTCTTGAAGCGATCATTCGCACGGTCAGCGATGATGGGCGCACCGTTTTGTTCTCGAGCCATTTGCTCGAGGAAGTCGATCGTGTTTGCGATACCGTTGCCTTAATGAGCACGGGCAAGATCATTGAAACCACAACGAATGATGAACTGCAAGAACGCTACGAAGAAATCGTTTGCCAAGTCGAAGATGGCTCAAAGCCGAGTGTCGATGGAGTGTTCGGTTGGCAAGGAAGCGAGAACGAATGGACGGGTGTCGTTGACCGCCGGAATCTAAGCACGGCCGGTCTACAATTACCGGCATCCGTCAAGCTAATCTCCAAGCGTGCGATCACGCTCGATCGTTGGTTTGCAGCCCGAGCCGGTCAGGAGGCGTCCAGTCGCAACGAAATGACGGACAACGGCGAAAAGGGGCGGTCCAATGTTTAG
- a CDS encoding sulfatase family protein — MNRLLPLAVLFFCCSAFPAVRADTPPNIVVILADDLGYGDLQCYNEQSRIPTPNLNKLASQGMRFTDAHSPCTVCTPTRYSLMTGQMAFRTPLGGRVFSGAGGPSLIEPGQLTLPQMLRDQGYATACFGKWHIGLTFYDAEGQPIHDGGPTGVERIDYSRDIDGGPIDCGFDLFFGTACCPTTDWLYAYIDGKRIPNPPTGRLDKSDLPQHPYAVDNRPGFVAPDFDLEEVDLVFLEKSKAFLKQHVSTKPDQPFFLFHSAQGVHLPSFPADAFKGKTDSGPHGDFIFELDYVVGELMETLQSLSIADNTIVIFTSDNGPEVPTVYHMRHDYGHDGARPWRGVKRDNWEGGHRVPFIVRWPGQVAAGATSSELTSLTDVMATVAEINDTVLPNDSAEDSFSILPALLESERDKPIRPYLLQQGFGGKKYLAIRRGRWKYLAHKGSGGNNYATHPQLIEYALPDTAPDAEGQLFDLQSDPGETKNLAASHPEIAEGLRSLLQESISSGRSAPVRP, encoded by the coding sequence ATGAATCGACTACTACCGCTTGCCGTATTGTTTTTTTGTTGCTCTGCGTTTCCGGCTGTTCGGGCTGACACGCCGCCGAATATCGTCGTCATTTTAGCCGATGATCTCGGCTATGGTGATCTCCAGTGCTATAACGAGCAATCGCGGATTCCGACGCCCAACCTAAATAAGCTAGCGTCGCAAGGAATGCGTTTCACCGACGCCCACAGTCCCTGCACGGTGTGCACGCCGACAAGGTACAGTTTGATGACCGGTCAGATGGCGTTTCGCACTCCCCTCGGTGGACGCGTATTCTCCGGTGCGGGCGGCCCTTCACTCATCGAGCCTGGGCAGTTGACTCTGCCGCAGATGTTGCGAGATCAAGGTTATGCCACAGCCTGTTTTGGCAAGTGGCACATCGGGTTGACGTTTTATGATGCGGAAGGCCAGCCGATTCATGATGGTGGCCCTACCGGAGTCGAGCGAATTGATTACTCACGCGATATTGATGGCGGACCGATCGATTGCGGGTTCGATCTGTTTTTCGGTACCGCGTGTTGTCCTACCACCGATTGGCTGTACGCTTACATCGACGGCAAACGGATACCGAATCCGCCAACCGGGCGGCTCGATAAATCAGACTTGCCCCAACACCCCTATGCGGTCGACAACCGCCCTGGCTTCGTTGCGCCCGATTTTGATTTGGAGGAAGTCGATTTGGTGTTCTTGGAAAAGAGCAAGGCGTTCCTGAAACAGCATGTTTCAACGAAGCCTGACCAACCGTTCTTTCTATTCCACTCCGCCCAGGGGGTGCACCTACCATCCTTTCCAGCGGACGCGTTCAAGGGGAAGACCGATTCGGGACCGCACGGCGACTTCATTTTTGAACTCGATTATGTCGTTGGCGAATTGATGGAAACGCTGCAGTCACTCTCGATTGCTGACAACACGATCGTGATTTTTACCAGTGACAATGGCCCCGAAGTACCGACGGTTTATCACATGCGTCATGACTACGGTCACGACGGGGCGAGACCGTGGCGAGGCGTCAAACGCGATAACTGGGAAGGCGGCCACCGCGTGCCGTTTATCGTTCGATGGCCTGGGCAAGTCGCTGCTGGGGCGACTTCAAGTGAGTTAACGTCACTGACCGATGTGATGGCAACGGTTGCTGAGATCAACGATACGGTGTTGCCAAATGATTCCGCCGAAGACAGCTTTTCTATCTTGCCTGCGTTGCTTGAATCAGAGCGAGACAAGCCCATTCGGCCTTATCTGTTGCAACAGGGGTTTGGTGGAAAAAAATACCTCGCCATTCGTCGTGGCCGTTGGAAGTACCTGGCCCATAAAGGTTCAGGCGGAAACAACTACGCCACCCACCCACAGCTGATCGAGTACGCATTGCCAGATACTGCCCCTGATGCCGAGGGACAATTGTTTGACTTGCAGTCGGATCCAGGTGAGACCAAGAACCTGGCGGCATCCCACCCCGAGATTGCGGAAGGGTTGCGGTCGTTGCTGCAGGAATCGATTTCAAGTGGCCGCAGCGCCCCGGTTCGACCCTAG
- the lpxD gene encoding UDP-3-O-(3-hydroxymyristoyl)glucosamine N-acyltransferase has translation MNVRLHSIVTMVDGELINGESVGNPDSLCSGAFPLGDESDGQITMLDDPRRAQQLAHSDAVAVVTSVRLESIPMAQIVVANTHEAFSKIVSHFRPPLSCELPSIGVDLEANVAKSAHVHPSAIVGRGVTIGERTRIMPGVVIMPGCVIGCDCVLYPNVTLYQHTQIGDRCVLHAGVILGANGFGYRQENGRHIPTAQLGFVQIDSDVELGAGVMVDRATYGRTRIGEGTKIDNQVMIGHNCRIGRHNLLCSQVGIAGSCTTGDYVVLAGQVGLKDHVNLGDRTIIGAQAGVMNDCAGDQVYLGSPATPQREQMQIMAVERKLPELRRELKTLRRDVDQIVKQNPKSAAATKTKAA, from the coding sequence ATGAATGTAAGGCTTCACAGCATCGTAACGATGGTGGACGGTGAACTTATCAACGGCGAATCGGTGGGCAACCCGGATTCGCTCTGCAGCGGGGCGTTTCCGCTTGGTGACGAATCGGACGGCCAAATTACGATGCTTGACGATCCTCGGCGAGCCCAACAATTGGCTCATTCCGATGCGGTCGCCGTCGTGACTTCGGTTCGGCTCGAATCGATCCCGATGGCTCAAATCGTTGTTGCCAATACACATGAAGCCTTTTCAAAAATCGTCTCCCATTTTAGGCCACCGCTCTCATGCGAATTACCTAGCATTGGAGTGGATTTGGAAGCGAATGTGGCCAAGTCGGCTCACGTGCATCCCTCGGCAATCGTCGGGCGTGGTGTGACGATTGGTGAGCGGACTCGGATTATGCCAGGCGTCGTGATCATGCCTGGATGTGTGATCGGATGCGACTGCGTTCTCTACCCAAACGTGACACTCTATCAACACACGCAAATCGGTGACCGATGCGTCCTGCACGCGGGCGTCATCCTCGGAGCAAACGGGTTCGGCTATCGTCAAGAAAATGGCCGGCACATTCCGACCGCTCAATTGGGTTTTGTGCAAATCGACTCCGACGTCGAATTGGGGGCTGGCGTGATGGTTGACCGCGCCACCTACGGAAGAACTCGCATTGGCGAAGGCACGAAGATCGACAACCAAGTGATGATTGGTCACAATTGTCGAATTGGGCGCCACAATTTGTTGTGCAGCCAAGTTGGCATCGCAGGCAGCTGCACGACCGGCGACTACGTCGTTTTGGCTGGCCAGGTTGGCCTGAAAGATCATGTCAATCTTGGTGATCGCACGATCATCGGTGCACAAGCAGGTGTGATGAACGACTGCGCGGGCGACCAAGTCTATCTTGGATCTCCAGCAACGCCGCAGCGAGAGCAGATGCAAATCATGGCTGTCGAGCGAAAATTGCCCGAACTACGGCGCGAACTCAAAACGTTACGTCGCGATGTCGACCAAATCGTCAAACAGAATCCTAAGTCGGCCGCAGCGACCAAGACAAAGGCTGCCTAA
- a CDS encoding serine/threonine protein kinase, producing MPEVSSQSKATRSDVGSILGIWRLGEPVHTSTSAMHCLAQPADANGNPRWDYVLRRPIGSNPIEGLRQIRHFNACAAGIHHPNLIAVLDASDSVTHPYLVMPLLEGKTMQRCWEEGPPKPLPVGLWLVRQVAQALEALHAGGWVHGDVKPANVIVGPTGHATLIDLGFADRVHSPPNRLFRGTPDYAAPENISGESLTLPASDIFSLGRILWQWMTRVEVVSECQLSPVAELVEAMVSETPSERPTASQICRDLLRLEIESLGCHIEPKQRLRRAA from the coding sequence GTGCCAGAAGTATCTTCTCAAAGCAAAGCAACAAGAAGCGACGTTGGCTCCATTCTGGGAATTTGGCGATTGGGAGAACCGGTCCACACCAGCACATCGGCAATGCATTGTCTCGCTCAGCCCGCCGATGCGAATGGCAATCCTCGTTGGGATTACGTTCTGCGCCGCCCGATTGGCTCGAATCCAATCGAAGGGCTACGCCAAATTCGGCATTTCAACGCCTGTGCCGCAGGCATCCACCATCCAAATTTGATCGCCGTATTGGACGCCTCCGACAGTGTGACACATCCATATTTGGTGATGCCTTTGCTAGAGGGCAAAACGATGCAGCGGTGTTGGGAAGAGGGACCGCCGAAACCTTTGCCCGTCGGCCTTTGGCTTGTGCGGCAAGTCGCACAAGCACTCGAGGCGCTGCATGCAGGCGGCTGGGTTCACGGAGACGTGAAACCGGCAAACGTGATCGTTGGTCCGACGGGGCACGCAACATTGATTGATCTTGGCTTTGCCGACCGAGTCCACTCGCCACCGAATCGTCTGTTTCGCGGCACCCCCGATTACGCGGCACCGGAAAACATATCTGGCGAATCGCTCACGCTACCTGCTTCCGACATTTTCTCTCTTGGCCGGATACTTTGGCAGTGGATGACGAGGGTCGAAGTGGTTAGTGAATGTCAACTGTCGCCTGTCGCAGAATTGGTTGAAGCGATGGTCAGCGAAACGCCCTCTGAACGACCGACGGCAAGTCAAATTTGCCGAGATTTACTAAGGCTTGAAATCGAATCATTAGGCTGCCACATCGAGCCGAAACAGCGACTGCGGCGAGCAGCCTAA